In Synechococcales cyanobacterium CNB, the following proteins share a genomic window:
- a CDS encoding Hsp20/alpha crystallin family protein, with protein MNETTVIERNGSVSNVAGERRLYRPPSDFFTFDDRFEIHADVPGATPEGISLTIDDGVLTVEARVEQRYPEDARWVQGEFGVGDYRRAFRLGEDVDQEGITATCRDGVLTIVLPKRTSRRAQRVQVRAG; from the coding sequence ATGAACGAGACGACGGTGATTGAACGCAACGGGTCCGTGTCGAACGTCGCGGGCGAGCGCAGGCTCTACAGGCCGCCGAGCGACTTCTTCACCTTTGATGACCGCTTCGAGATCCACGCCGACGTCCCCGGGGCGACGCCCGAGGGCATCTCGCTCACGATCGACGACGGCGTACTGACCGTCGAGGCCCGCGTCGAGCAACGCTACCCCGAGGACGCCCGCTGGGTGCAGGGCGAGTTCGGTGTGGGCGACTACCGCCGCGCGTTCCGCCTGGGCGAGGACGTGGATCAGGAAGGCATCACGGCGACCTGCCGCGACGGCGTGCTGACCATCGTTCTGCCCAAGAGAACCTCGCGGCGCGCCCAGCGCGTCCAGGTCCGCGCCGGCTGA
- a CDS encoding Hsp20/alpha crystallin family protein, with translation MRGTLILTPRIDDLSRQFGRVFDAMTRRMDEAFGIAPSVPASWPAVNLWHDDTAFHLEAELPGFSLDEVEVTATENLVTVRGRRERTTPEGAETLRVERELAHFERTVGLPLPIDPSRVEATLTNGVLRVTMPKAESARPRKIEVRALGAPETKQAKTLPVNAS, from the coding sequence ATGCGTGGCACACTGATCCTGACCCCGAGAATCGATGACCTGTCGAGGCAGTTCGGGCGGGTGTTCGATGCGATGACCCGCCGGATGGACGAAGCGTTCGGCATCGCGCCGTCCGTGCCGGCCTCGTGGCCCGCCGTCAACCTCTGGCACGACGACACCGCGTTCCATCTCGAGGCGGAACTCCCCGGCTTCTCACTCGACGAGGTCGAGGTGACGGCAACGGAGAACCTCGTGACGGTGCGCGGCCGGCGTGAGCGCACCACTCCCGAAGGCGCGGAGACCCTGCGCGTCGAGCGTGAACTGGCGCACTTCGAACGCACGGTCGGCCTGCCGCTGCCGATCGATCCGTCGCGCGTCGAGGCGACGCTGACGAACGGCGTGCTGCGGGTGACGATGCCCAAGGCCGAGTCGGCGCGGCCGCGCAAGATCGAGGTGCGTGCCCTGGGCGCGCCGGAAACGAAGCAGGCGAAGACGCTCCCGGTGAACGCCTCGTGA